A single Candidatus Rubidus massiliensis DNA region contains:
- the htpX_2 gene encoding Protease HtpX, whose protein sequence is MALAKRIILFLAVNFLVVIAISFITYFFNLQPFLKQNGLNIGSLAIFCLLWGMGGSLISLFLSKFMAKSFMGVQIIDPNTTSREEREFLETVYRLSKNAGLPKMPEVGIYQSNELNAFATGPSRSNALVAVSSGLIRRMQPKEVEAVLGHEVTHIANGDMVTMTLLQGTINAFVMFFARIIAYVVSRAMSSKDENSQESGFSWGIYQIIVFVLEIAFMFLGAIVIATFSRRREYRADMGGARLSGAQNMIAALYSLKRNMEIKEPESQQAAVQALKISNPVGIGRLFASHPPLDERIERLKQKFRIN, encoded by the coding sequence ATGGCTCTAGCAAAACGTATCATCTTATTTTTAGCGGTTAACTTTTTAGTTGTTATCGCGATTTCTTTTATTACCTATTTTTTTAATTTGCAGCCATTTTTGAAGCAAAATGGATTAAATATTGGATCTTTAGCAATTTTTTGCCTTTTATGGGGAATGGGTGGTTCTTTAATCTCTTTATTCTTATCTAAATTTATGGCTAAAAGTTTTATGGGAGTGCAAATTATTGATCCCAATACGACAAGCAGAGAAGAAAGAGAATTTTTAGAAACTGTCTATCGTTTAAGTAAAAACGCAGGTTTACCTAAAATGCCTGAAGTTGGGATTTATCAATCTAACGAATTGAATGCGTTTGCAACAGGTCCTTCTCGATCAAATGCTTTAGTAGCCGTGTCTAGTGGTTTGATAAGACGCATGCAACCAAAAGAAGTAGAAGCTGTGTTGGGGCATGAGGTAACTCATATTGCAAATGGAGATATGGTAACAATGACTTTACTACAAGGCACGATTAACGCTTTTGTAATGTTCTTTGCAAGAATTATTGCATATGTGGTAAGTAGAGCTATGTCTAGTAAGGATGAAAATTCTCAAGAAAGCGGATTTTCATGGGGTATTTACCAAATTATAGTTTTTGTTTTAGAGATAGCTTTTATGTTTTTAGGAGCAATAGTTATTGCAACTTTTTCTAGAAGACGGGAATATAGGGCTGATATGGGTGGCGCCAGGTTATCGGGGGCTCAAAATATGATTGCGGCGCTTTATTCTTTAAAAAGAAATATGGAAATTAAAGAGCCTGAATCGCAACAAGCCGCTGTACAAGCTTTGAAAATTTCTAATCCAGTGGGTATAGGTAGGCTATTTGCTTCTCATCCACCACTCGATGAAAGAATAGAACGATTAAAACAAAAATTTCGTATCAATTAA